The Symphalangus syndactylus isolate Jambi chromosome 16, NHGRI_mSymSyn1-v2.1_pri, whole genome shotgun sequence genome has a window encoding:
- the TAS2R1 gene encoding taste receptor type 2 member 1 isoform X2 codes for MIQFLLGTFTNGIIVVVNGIGLIKHRKMAPLDLLLSCLAVSRIFLQFFIFYVNVIVIFLIEFIKCSTNCAILLFINELELWLATWLGVFYCAKVASVPHPLFIWLKMRISKLVPWMILGSLLYVSIICVFHSKYAGFTVPYFLRNFLSQNATIQKEDTLAIQIFSYVAEFLVPLLIFLVAVLLLIFSLGRHTQQMRNTVAGSRVPGRGDPRSALLSVLSFLILCFSHCMIKVFLSSVKFHVRRFIFLFFILVIGIYPSGHSLILILGNPKLKQNAKKFLLHSKCCQ; via the exons A TGATACAATTTCTTCTTGGGACTTTCACAAATGGCatcattgtggtggtgaatgGCATTGGCTTGATCAAGCACAGAAAAATGGCTCCACTGGATCTCCTTCTTTCTTGCCTGGCGGTTTCTAGAATTTTTCTGCAGTTTTTCATCTTCTACGTTAATGTGATTGTTATCTTCTTGATAGAATTCATCAAGTGTTCTACAAATTGTGCAATTCTCTTATTTATAAATGAATTGGAACTTTGGCTTGCCACATGGCTCGGCGTTTTCTACTGTGCCAAGGTTGCCAGCGTCCCTCACCCACTCTTCATCTGGTTGAAGATGAGGATATCCAAGTTGGTCCCATGGATGATCCTGGGGTCTCTGCTATATGTATCTATAATTTGTGTTTTCCATAGCAAATATGCAGGGTTTACGGTCCCATACTTCTTAAGGAACTTTTTATCCCAAAATGCCACGATTCAAAAAGAAGATACACTGGCTATACAGATTTTCTCTTATGTTGCTGAGTTCTTAGTGCCATTACTTATCTTCCTTGTTGCTGTTCTGCTCTTGATTTTCTCTCTGGGGAGGCACACCCAGCAAATGAGAAACACAGTGGCTGGCAGCAGGGTTCCTGGCAGGGGTGACCCCCGCAGCGCGTTGCTGTCTGTCCTGTCCTTCCTGATCCTCTGCTTCTCCCACTGCATGATAAaagtttttctctcttctgtaaaGTTTCATGTCAGAAGGttcatctttctgttcttcatCCTTGTGATTGGTATATACCCTTCTGGACACTCTCTCATCTTAATTTTAGGAAATCCTAAAttgaaacaaaatgcaaaaaagttCCTCCTCCACAGTAAGTGCTGTCAGTGA
- the TAS2R1 gene encoding taste receptor type 2 member 1 isoform X1, with translation MEDATGRSSPDGCRCRCCASGLPNLQNLIQFLLGTFTNGIIVVVNGIGLIKHRKMAPLDLLLSCLAVSRIFLQFFIFYVNVIVIFLIEFIKCSTNCAILLFINELELWLATWLGVFYCAKVASVPHPLFIWLKMRISKLVPWMILGSLLYVSIICVFHSKYAGFTVPYFLRNFLSQNATIQKEDTLAIQIFSYVAEFLVPLLIFLVAVLLLIFSLGRHTQQMRNTVAGSRVPGRGDPRSALLSVLSFLILCFSHCMIKVFLSSVKFHVRRFIFLFFILVIGIYPSGHSLILILGNPKLKQNAKKFLLHSKCCQ, from the coding sequence TGATACAATTTCTTCTTGGGACTTTCACAAATGGCatcattgtggtggtgaatgGCATTGGCTTGATCAAGCACAGAAAAATGGCTCCACTGGATCTCCTTCTTTCTTGCCTGGCGGTTTCTAGAATTTTTCTGCAGTTTTTCATCTTCTACGTTAATGTGATTGTTATCTTCTTGATAGAATTCATCAAGTGTTCTACAAATTGTGCAATTCTCTTATTTATAAATGAATTGGAACTTTGGCTTGCCACATGGCTCGGCGTTTTCTACTGTGCCAAGGTTGCCAGCGTCCCTCACCCACTCTTCATCTGGTTGAAGATGAGGATATCCAAGTTGGTCCCATGGATGATCCTGGGGTCTCTGCTATATGTATCTATAATTTGTGTTTTCCATAGCAAATATGCAGGGTTTACGGTCCCATACTTCTTAAGGAACTTTTTATCCCAAAATGCCACGATTCAAAAAGAAGATACACTGGCTATACAGATTTTCTCTTATGTTGCTGAGTTCTTAGTGCCATTACTTATCTTCCTTGTTGCTGTTCTGCTCTTGATTTTCTCTCTGGGGAGGCACACCCAGCAAATGAGAAACACAGTGGCTGGCAGCAGGGTTCCTGGCAGGGGTGACCCCCGCAGCGCGTTGCTGTCTGTCCTGTCCTTCCTGATCCTCTGCTTCTCCCACTGCATGATAAaagtttttctctcttctgtaaaGTTTCATGTCAGAAGGttcatctttctgttcttcatCCTTGTGATTGGTATATACCCTTCTGGACACTCTCTCATCTTAATTTTAGGAAATCCTAAAttgaaacaaaatgcaaaaaagttCCTCCTCCACAGTAAGTGCTGTCAGTGA